Proteins encoded together in one Microcebus murinus isolate Inina chromosome 16, M.murinus_Inina_mat1.0, whole genome shotgun sequence window:
- the C16H20orf144 gene encoding uncharacterized protein C20orf144 homolog: MGNNSSQKRTKAPKQACKERPPDVDKARWKQFFSHFKRKKQSTKIVLLFPLDKWQQQPEAGRPAEDAPGAAGVSPEAPMLRGAGDGAERREGARAPEMKKILVLLLLLLDARLQEDGRRRPRPRP; this comes from the exons ATGGGAAACAACAGTTCCCAGAAAAGGACGAAAGCACCCAAACAGGCCTGCAAGGAGAGGCCACCAGACGTGGACAAGGCCCGGTGGAAACAGTTCTTCAGCCACTTCAAGAGGAAGAAGCAGAGT ACCAAGATCGTGCTGCTTTTCCCCCTGGACAAGTGGCAGCAGCAGCCGGAGGCTGGGCGGCCGGCTGAGGACGCGCCGGGCGCCGCGGGGGTGTCGCCCGAGGCGCCCATGCTGCGAGGAGCGGGCGACGGCGCGGAGCGGCGCGAGGGCGCGCGCGCGCCCGAGATGAAGAAGATCCtggtcctgctgctgctgctgctggacgCGCGGCTGCAGGAGGACgggcgccgccgcccccgcccgcggcCCTGA